One part of the Torulaspora delbrueckii CBS 1146 chromosome 8, complete genome genome encodes these proteins:
- the TDEL0H04030 gene encoding uncharacterized protein (similar to Saccharomyces cerevisiae YAL037W and YOR342C; ancestral locus Anc_7.48), with translation MLFDNAYYLSDPLEQLKPQKLDSNVFFGPLNTLTQFDFIKDNNVKLFICIGLSTQRLANILNDIPALSRAAEEFLMVNFDPTFDQATLISANHVTQQYHYHNSSLLRLLIDHFIKDSFSAAQSDSYRCLTPTPETPDVNQLLYGEPERYYNGGNVCVDSTSSKYEVLNDLITIFRYVNPSANVLVFSQNGNDQDLLSFLISVIIKKNSMVNIVEAYQYIKSIRPTVNDFSEEALVGHSALLDFHELVRVKDQAKQKSFMAPNSPTPYSRRRRNDSISQRETPEPAEEQNFGSKRSRFD, from the coding sequence ATGCTATTCGATAACGCCTATTATTTATCTGACCCTTTGGAGCAATTGAAACCTCAGAAATTGGATTCTAATGTTTTCTTTGGACCTCTGAACACTTTGACTCAATTCGATTTTATTAAAGATAATAATGTTAAATTATTCATTTGCATAGGCTTGAGCACCCAGAGACTCGCGAATATACTCAATGATATCCCAGCCTTAAGCCGGGCTGCCGAGGAATTTTTAATGGTAAATTTTGACCCTACTTTTGATCAAGCGACTCTCATAAGCGCCAATCATGTAACTCAGCAGTATCACTATCACAACTCATCACTTCTAAGGCTTCTCATTGaccatttcatcaaggataGTTTTAGTGCGGCACAGAGCGATAGCTATCGATGTCTGACACCTACTCCCGAGACTCCCGATGTAAATCAACTGTTATATGGGGAGCCTGAACGGTATTATAATGGTGGGAATGTGTGCGTGGATTCGACAAGTTCGAAATATGAGGTCCTCAATGATCTAATAACAATATTCAGGTATGTGAATCCCTCTGCAAACGTTTTGGTTTTCTCGCAGAATGGCAATGACCAGGATTTGCTGAGCTTTCTAATTTCAGTGATaataaagaaaaattccatGGTAAATATCGTAGAGGCATACCAGTATATCAAGTCGATAAGGCCCACGGTAAATGATTTCTCTGAAGAAGCATTGGTTGGCCATTCCGCTCTTTTGGATTTTCATGAACTAGTTAGAGTTAAGGATCAGGCGAAGCAAAAGAGCTTTATGGCCCCGAACAGTCCCACACCTTATTCACGTAGAAGGAGGAATGATTCAATAAGTCAGCGGGAGACTCCAGAACCGGCAGAGGAGCAAAATTTTGGGTCGAAAAGAAGCCGGTTTGACTGA
- the TYE7 gene encoding Tye7p (similar to Saccharomyces cerevisiae TYE7 (YOR344C); ancestral locus Anc_7.47): MNSMMASYTAAPHTLMASNGTSNKGNDQFDDWVLSKQGVRQGSRSESVTTMDSSSWSWFEPLENIISSSSTSSVGSPMDDQRFAPEKVTVADEIFDNSGQFFNDPSSYANSPELLPVVKREESDESNDTTGAGLLEDLATLKDPAAANGKEKRAPRKRLTSHQKQAHNKIEKRYRININTKIAKLQQIIPWVASEQTAFEVGDSMKKEEDGTQQKDGTIAETPISAVAATKLNKSMILEKAVDYILYLQNSERLYEMEVQRLKNEVDTLKKNR, translated from the coding sequence ATGAATTCAATGATGGCCTCTTATACTGCTGCTCCTCATACCTTGATGGCAAGTAATGGCACCAGTAACAAAGGGAATGATCAGTTTGACGATTGGGTGTTGAGCAAACAGGGGGTGAGACAGGGTTCGCGGTCGGAATCTGTGACTACGATGGATTCTTCGTCGTGGTCGTGGTTTGAACCTTTGGAAAATATCATATCGTCTAGTTCCACCTCTTCAGTGGGGTCTCCAATGGACGATCAAAGGTTTGCACCCGAGAAGGTTACTGTTgctgatgaaatttttgataaTTCAGGGCAGTTCTTCAACGATCCATCGTCCTACGCAAATTCGCCGGAATTACTACCGGTAGtcaagagagaagaaagtgacGAGAGCAATGATACAACGGGTGCGGGTCTATTGGAAGATCTGGcgactttgaaagatccaGCTGCAGCCAATGGCAAGGAAAAGAGAGCCCCcaggaagagattgacATCGCACCAGAAACAGGCACATAACAAGATCGAGAAACGGTACAGGATAAACATAAACACAAAGATTGCCAAGCTGCAACAGATTATTCCCTGGGTAGCCAGTGAGCAAACTGCATTTGAAGTCGGTGATTCGATgaaaaaggaagaagacgGAACACAACAGAAGGATGGTACGATCGCTGAGACACCAATCTCTGCGGTTGCCGCAACAAAATTGAATAAGAGCATGATTTTAGAAAAAGCTGTGGATTACATTTTATATTTACAGAACAGTGAGAGACTGTATGAGATGGAAGTTCAAAGACTAAAGAACGAAGTtgatactttgaagaagaataggTGA
- the RBG1 gene encoding GTP-binding protein RBG1 (similar to Saccharomyces cerevisiae RBG1 (YAL036C); ancestral locus Anc_7.49) — protein MSTTVEKIKAIEDEMARTQKNKATSFHLGQLKAKLAKLRREILTSSQSSGGGAGVGFDVARTGVASVGFVGFPSVGKSTLLSKLTGTESEVAEYEFTTLVTVPGVIRYKGAKIQMLDLPGIIDGAKDGRGRGKQVIAVARTCNLLFIVLDVNKPLHHKQIIEKELEGVGIRLNKTPPDILIKKKEKGGISITNTVPLTHLDNDGIRAVMSEYRINSAEIAFRCDATVDDLIDVLEAPSRRYMPAIYVLNKIDSLSIEELELLYRIPNAVPISSGKEWNLDDLLQVMWDRLNLVRVYTKPKGQMPDFTDPVVLRSDRCSVKDFCNQIHKSLVDDFRNALVYGSSVKHQPQYVGLSHVLEDEDVVTILKK, from the coding sequence ATGTCGACCACTGTGGAAAAAATAAAGGCTATCGAGGATGAAATGGCTCGTACTCAGAAGAACAAGGCTACTTCGTTCCATTTGGGTCAGCTGAAAGCTAAATTAGCCAAGCTTAGAAGAGAAATATTGACCAGTTCGCAATCTAGTGGTGGTGGAGCTGGTGTTGGCTTTGATGTCGCCAGAACTGGTGTCGCAAGTGTCGGGTTCGTCGGGTTCCCTTCTGTGGGTAAATCTACTCTGTTATCGAAATTGACTGGTACAGAGTCTGAAGTGGCCGAATACGAGTTTACCACATTAGTCACTGTTCCTGGTGTTATCCGTTACAAAGGTGCCAAGATTCAAATGCTGGATTTGCCAGGTATTATTGACGGTGCTAAGGATGGCCGTGGTCGTGGTAAGCAGGTTATCGCTGTGGCTAGAACCTGTAACCTGTTGTTCATTGTGCTAGATGTCAACAAGCCACTGCATCATAAACAGATTATTgagaaagaattggaaggtGTTGGTATTCGTTTAAATAAGACGCCACCAGATATTCtgataaagaagaaagaaaaggGTGGTATATCAATTACAAACACTGTTCCATTGACACATTTGGACAACGATGGGATTAGAGCCGTCATGAGTGAATATAGAATTAACAGTGCAGAGATTGCCTTCAGATGTGACGCCACAGTAGATGATCTGATCGACGTGCTAGAAGCTCCATCAAGAAGATATATGCCAGCAATCTATGTGCTGAATAAGATTGATTCTTTATCGATAGAAGAGCTTGAGCTATTATACAGAATTCCAAACGCCGTGCCTATCTCCTCCGGTAAAGAATGGAATTTGGACGATCTGCTACAAGTCATGTGGGATCGTTTGAACTTGGTGCGTGTTTACACAAAGCCAAAGGGCCAAATGCCGGATTTCACGGATCCCGTAGTTCTACGATCGGATCGTTGCAGTGTAAAAGATTTCTGTAACCAAATTCACAAGTCATTGGTCGACGATTTTAGAAATGCATTAGTCTATGGTTCCAGTGTTAAGCATCAACCACAGTACGTTGGTTTAAGTCATGTCTtggaggatgaagatgtggtgacaattttgaagaaatga